The following coding sequences lie in one Haladaptatus sp. DJG-WS-42 genomic window:
- a CDS encoding long-chain-fatty-acid--CoA ligase, whose protein sequence is MEKPLLVTEFLDRARTYYGDKEGVIATTGERLTYAEIGDRADGFSAALQARGVEKGDRVAVLDPNTHYHLEAAYGIMQLGGVHTPLNYRLVPREFEYILNDAGVKAIYADHAYTEQIEEIRDDIPTEIFITNDAAAVEGDWEEFDDVIAESSEYDRPEMAEDEVITINYTSGTTGDPKGVMRTHRCETLHAYLISYHQRIADEDVYLWTLPMFHANGWGHIFAITGNGARHICTRGIDAEGIFDTVREENVSYMCAAPTVLNLLMEYYDEAEPETVGDNDVRVATAGSAPPEATLRVVEDEFGWYLMHVYGATETGPLITTSDFGSFFDDDNDGRFRFKKRQGIGYLGTEIRVVDADGEDVPWDDETLGEVVVRGNQIMEGYWNKPEETAEAFSDRVEGYYHMGDLAVVDEHGMISIQDRKKDIIISGGENISSIELEDTLFDHDAIADVAVIPAPSEKWGETPKAFIVPANGDPDNPGVTVEDIESFCRERLAGYKVVHTVEFVDALPTTATGKVQKYELRKKEWDDQDSMVGQG, encoded by the coding sequence ATGGAAAAACCGCTACTCGTCACCGAGTTTTTAGATAGGGCACGAACCTATTACGGAGACAAAGAAGGGGTCATCGCTACCACGGGGGAGCGACTGACCTACGCCGAGATTGGTGACCGGGCAGACGGCTTCTCCGCGGCCTTGCAGGCTCGCGGGGTCGAAAAGGGCGACCGCGTGGCTGTCCTCGACCCGAACACGCACTACCACCTCGAAGCGGCCTACGGCATCATGCAACTCGGCGGGGTGCACACGCCGCTCAACTATCGGCTCGTCCCCCGCGAGTTTGAGTACATCCTGAACGACGCGGGCGTGAAAGCCATCTATGCAGACCACGCGTACACCGAGCAAATCGAGGAGATACGCGACGACATCCCCACCGAGATTTTCATCACCAACGACGCGGCTGCGGTGGAGGGTGATTGGGAGGAGTTCGACGACGTTATCGCCGAATCGAGTGAGTACGACCGCCCCGAGATGGCAGAAGACGAAGTCATCACCATCAACTACACCTCCGGGACGACCGGCGACCCGAAGGGCGTGATGCGCACCCATCGCTGTGAGACGCTCCACGCCTATCTCATCAGCTACCACCAGCGCATCGCAGACGAGGACGTCTACCTCTGGACGCTCCCGATGTTCCACGCAAATGGCTGGGGACACATCTTCGCCATCACCGGCAACGGCGCGCGCCACATCTGTACCCGTGGCATCGACGCCGAGGGGATTTTCGACACCGTCCGCGAGGAGAACGTCTCGTACATGTGCGCCGCGCCGACGGTGCTCAATTTGCTGATGGAGTACTACGACGAGGCAGAGCCAGAGACGGTCGGTGACAACGACGTGCGCGTCGCCACCGCCGGAAGCGCACCGCCAGAGGCAACCCTTCGTGTCGTTGAGGACGAGTTCGGCTGGTACTTAATGCACGTCTACGGCGCGACCGAGACGGGTCCGCTCATCACCACCTCCGACTTCGGGAGCTTCTTCGATGACGACAATGACGGCCGCTTTCGCTTCAAGAAGCGCCAAGGCATTGGCTATCTCGGCACCGAAATCCGCGTCGTGGACGCAGACGGCGAGGACGTGCCGTGGGACGACGAAACGCTCGGCGAAGTCGTCGTCCGCGGCAATCAAATCATGGAAGGCTACTGGAACAAGCCCGAGGAGACTGCAGAAGCCTTCTCAGACCGCGTCGAGGGCTACTACCACATGGGCGACCTCGCGGTTGTGGACGAACACGGTATGATTTCGATTCAAGACCGCAAGAAGGACATCATCATCTCCGGCGGGGAGAACATCTCCTCGATTGAACTCGAAGACACGCTGTTCGACCACGACGCCATCGCCGACGTCGCCGTGATTCCCGCGCCAAGCGAGAAGTGGGGCGAGACGCCAAAGGCGTTCATCGTCCCTGCAAACGGCGACCCGGATAACCCCGGCGTCACCGTCGAAGATATCGAATCCTTCTGTCGCGAACGGCTCGCGGGCTACAAAGTCGTCCACACCGTCGAATTCGTGGATGCGCTCCCGACGACGGCGACCGGGAAGGTGCAAAAATACGAACTGCGCAAGAAGGAGTGGGACGACCAAGATTCGATGGTCGGACAAGGATAG
- a CDS encoding C2H2-type zinc finger protein — MTDDAPISCPYCDQRFAREQWQALHLGLDHSDVLSEKEREAVAVAREEEVADLKTFRLKALAALVFLYFGFLFAYSLFA; from the coding sequence ATGACCGACGACGCACCCATTTCGTGTCCGTACTGTGACCAGCGATTTGCTCGCGAACAGTGGCAAGCGCTCCATCTCGGGCTCGACCACAGCGACGTGTTGTCCGAAAAAGAACGCGAAGCCGTCGCTGTCGCCCGCGAAGAAGAAGTAGCCGACCTGAAAACGTTCCGCCTGAAGGCGCTCGCCGCGCTCGTGTTCCTCTACTTTGGGTTTCTCTTTGCCTACTCGCTTTTCGCCTGA
- a CDS encoding cox cluster protein gives MDEQPGLSDQYSRASPWPVFVALGLALSEVGIVMALFPLAVGGLLLFAGSVTGILQESDYVQSPWPLLSGFGVLLLVLGGGLMLSQAAASTPDAILSAVSEMNGLVFRGLSIFLSGIILAILGVVGKVVEPTRF, from the coding sequence ATGGACGAACAACCGGGATTGAGCGACCAGTACAGCCGTGCCAGCCCGTGGCCGGTGTTCGTCGCCCTCGGCCTCGCGCTCTCTGAGGTCGGTATCGTCATGGCGCTGTTCCCCCTCGCCGTCGGTGGCCTCCTGCTGTTTGCGGGAAGTGTGACCGGCATTTTACAAGAATCAGATTACGTGCAGTCACCGTGGCCACTGCTCTCTGGCTTTGGAGTTCTCCTGCTCGTCCTCGGCGGCGGCCTCATGCTCTCACAGGCGGCTGCATCCACGCCTGACGCCATCCTCTCTGCCGTAAGCGAGATGAATGGACTTGTCTTCCGTGGCCTGTCGATTTTCCTCTCCGGAATCATTCTCGCCATCCTCGGCGTCGTCGGGAAGGTCGTAGAACCGACTCGGTTCTAA
- a CDS encoding DUF6684 family protein codes for MTERLFDRDTMLDLTVNMIPMGIILFFIIGFAVFNPFGFDLEKSSLQYALLIAPFAAMAVLTYYAGKAIATGEREIENDANMDNPYETH; via the coding sequence ATGACCGAGCGCCTCTTCGACCGTGACACGATGCTCGACCTCACGGTGAACATGATTCCGATGGGTATTATCCTGTTTTTCATTATCGGGTTCGCCGTCTTCAACCCGTTTGGCTTCGACCTCGAAAAATCGAGCCTCCAGTACGCGCTTCTCATCGCCCCGTTCGCGGCGATGGCGGTGTTGACCTACTACGCGGGGAAGGCAATCGCAACCGGCGAGCGCGAAATCGAGAACGATGCGAACATGGACAACCCGTACGAAACGCACTAA
- a CDS encoding cox cluster protein → MGKTQTFTGGRRVVLTIYVVVVAIAALTGLILGTFVEGNLLAPKFLGLIEFPATPLGLAAYGALTLATVLGVLLGLVIYVSDRYAE, encoded by the coding sequence ATGGGAAAGACGCAGACATTCACCGGCGGTCGGCGCGTCGTCCTCACCATCTACGTCGTCGTCGTGGCTATCGCGGCGCTCACAGGGCTGATTCTCGGCACCTTCGTCGAAGGAAATCTGCTCGCGCCAAAATTCCTCGGCCTCATCGAGTTCCCCGCAACCCCGCTCGGGCTCGCCGCCTACGGCGCGCTGACGCTTGCAACCGTTCTCGGCGTCCTTCTCGGGTTGGTCATCTACGTCTCAGATCGCTACGCAGAGTAA
- the ctaD gene encoding cytochrome c oxidase subunit I encodes MATGQLALTVLMGVFLIAVAAWLSRVEDWRSYAPLSGGGGYGRETGTAHEEKPAGLIRWLTTVDHKDIGILYGLYGTIAFIWGGLAVLLMRVELASPAQDVIEMSFYNGLLTSHGITMLFLFATPIIAAFSNYFIPLLIGADDMAFPRINAIAFWLLPPAAVLIWAGFFLDPLTGGQIQAAQTSWTMYTPLSAEQANPGVDLMLLGLHLSGVSATMGAINFIVTIFTERNNKVNWANLDIFSWTILTQSGLILFAFPLLGSALIMLLLDRNFATTFFTVGGGSPILWQHLFWFFGHPEVYILVLPPMGMVSYILPKFAGRKLFGFKFVVYSTLAIGVLSFGVWAHHMFSTGIDPRLRASFMAVSLAIAIPSAVKTFNWITTLWNGKLRMTAPMLFCIGFISNFIIGGVTGVFLAAVPVDLVLHDTYYVVGHFHYIVMGVIAFGVFAAVYYWFPIYTGRMYQRTLAKWHFWLVMVGTNLTFFGMLILGYLGMPRRYATYDFNPAITPMQAITALHQLATLGAFILAIGMAIFVWNIVMSWIEGPIVEDGDPWSLKETNQHGHEWHWHENRVNRSIVAADGGEEEVATDGGEDE; translated from the coding sequence ATGGCTACTGGACAGTTAGCATTGACGGTGCTGATGGGGGTGTTCCTCATCGCCGTCGCTGCCTGGCTCTCTCGCGTCGAAGATTGGCGCTCGTATGCTCCGCTATCGGGTGGCGGCGGCTACGGGAGGGAGACGGGCACCGCTCACGAAGAGAAGCCTGCGGGACTTATCCGCTGGCTGACCACGGTTGACCACAAAGACATCGGGATTCTGTACGGACTCTACGGGACGATTGCCTTCATCTGGGGCGGTCTCGCGGTCCTGCTCATGCGCGTAGAACTTGCCTCGCCAGCACAGGACGTCATCGAGATGTCCTTCTACAACGGCTTGCTCACGAGTCACGGCATCACGATGCTGTTCCTGTTCGCAACGCCCATCATCGCGGCGTTCTCGAACTACTTCATCCCGCTGCTGATTGGCGCAGACGACATGGCGTTCCCACGCATCAACGCCATCGCCTTCTGGCTCCTGCCACCGGCGGCCGTGCTCATCTGGGCTGGCTTCTTCTTAGACCCACTCACGGGTGGCCAGATTCAAGCCGCACAGACGAGCTGGACAATGTACACGCCGCTGTCCGCAGAACAGGCCAATCCCGGTGTTGACCTGATGCTTCTCGGGTTGCACTTATCTGGGGTTTCTGCGACCATGGGGGCGATAAACTTCATCGTCACCATCTTCACAGAACGTAATAACAAGGTCAACTGGGCCAACCTCGACATCTTCTCGTGGACGATTCTGACCCAGTCCGGTCTCATCCTGTTCGCGTTCCCACTGCTCGGCAGCGCGCTCATCATGCTGTTGTTAGATCGTAATTTCGCCACGACGTTCTTCACCGTCGGCGGCGGTTCACCGATTCTCTGGCAACACCTGTTCTGGTTCTTCGGCCACCCAGAAGTGTACATCCTCGTCCTCCCACCGATGGGGATGGTCAGCTACATCCTGCCGAAGTTCGCCGGACGGAAGCTGTTCGGCTTCAAGTTCGTCGTCTACTCGACGCTCGCCATCGGCGTGCTCTCGTTCGGTGTGTGGGCCCACCACATGTTCTCGACGGGTATCGACCCACGCCTGCGTGCCTCGTTCATGGCCGTCTCATTGGCCATTGCGATTCCGAGCGCCGTCAAGACCTTCAACTGGATTACCACCCTTTGGAACGGGAAACTCCGGATGACCGCACCGATGCTGTTCTGCATCGGGTTCATCTCGAACTTCATCATCGGCGGGGTCACGGGCGTCTTCCTCGCAGCGGTTCCGGTTGATCTCGTGCTCCACGACACCTACTACGTCGTGGGTCACTTCCACTACATCGTGATGGGCGTCATCGCGTTCGGTGTGTTCGCCGCGGTGTACTACTGGTTCCCAATCTACACCGGTCGGATGTACCAGCGCACGCTCGCAAAGTGGCACTTCTGGCTCGTTATGGTCGGGACGAACCTGACGTTCTTTGGCATGCTCATCCTCGGCTACCTCGGCATGCCGCGGCGCTACGCCACCTACGACTTCAACCCGGCAATCACGCCGATGCAGGCAATCACGGCACTCCACCAGCTTGCAACCCTCGGCGCGTTCATCCTCGCGATTGGCATGGCCATCTTCGTCTGGAACATCGTCATGTCGTGGATAGAAGGCCCAATCGTCGAAGACGGCGACCCATGGAGCCTCAAGGAGACCAACCAGCACGGCCACGAATGGCACTGGCACGAAAACCGCGTCAACCGCTCCATCGTCGCTGCTGACGGCGGCGAGGAAGAAGTAGCAACTGACGGCGGCGAAGACGAATAA